In the genome of Myxococcus stipitatus, one region contains:
- the gltC gene encoding adventurous gliding motility protein GltC → MMRSFRLIRLAVLGLALAWSAPSFAQNFEGLDLGGQSKSKKKKKGASSAKSSSKSKKKSARNAKGKTPAAEPEATAEETSAPAPVAPAAAATPASAAEATPTPPAPTPAQPPAPAGGGFGLDLTQEAPKAPAPTMSFDAVDVSGKTADRQRLEIAISLFKNDEYEKAAMAAHELLADPKLAGLHTEARYVLAKALYRMGMYHSSLGEFSKLLALGPSTKFFKTSLEWLFFISRKTKNETVILDEIARHANQEFPEKYRNEFRYLLARYHFVRGRALDQVGQTADADKSFNEVKRLTLMIPKTDLFYPRARYLDGLASFRNGSHQKDAAAKRGNGEMLAAVDAMKDVVRLTRPMAGKSADQAKADKALRELAFMQLARTHYGMQQNRYALFYLGKVERGNTQWLESLFEASWANYRVGQYEQALGNLITLSSPFFREEYFPEALILKAVIYYENCRYRESNIILQDFERTYLPVHDQLESLVKKGMEANEYYSVLSDVQKKNKEGLEKNETDLILERILRLALTDQDLRKTNDSILELEGEMDAFASRGDTFKYSELSKQLLEELKVHRTGLISKAGIMAKGKLETELVALKQLLANGLRIKFETTTKEKEFLEEQLKAGGRTAIVKRYKFSVAVADDQLYWPYEGEYWRDELGTYQYTLTKGCIERDTANRNVQSAEAL, encoded by the coding sequence ATGATGCGCTCCTTCAGGCTCATCCGTCTCGCCGTCCTCGGGCTCGCGCTCGCATGGTCGGCTCCTTCCTTCGCCCAGAACTTCGAAGGACTGGACCTGGGTGGTCAGTCCAAGTCCAAGAAGAAGAAGAAGGGCGCCTCGTCGGCCAAGTCCTCCTCCAAGTCGAAGAAGAAGTCGGCGCGCAACGCCAAGGGCAAGACGCCCGCGGCCGAGCCGGAGGCCACCGCCGAGGAGACTTCCGCTCCCGCTCCCGTGGCTCCGGCCGCGGCGGCGACCCCGGCGTCCGCCGCCGAGGCCACGCCCACTCCGCCCGCTCCCACGCCCGCGCAGCCGCCTGCTCCCGCGGGTGGCGGCTTCGGGCTGGACCTGACGCAGGAGGCCCCCAAGGCCCCCGCGCCCACCATGTCCTTCGACGCGGTGGACGTGTCCGGCAAGACCGCGGACCGTCAGCGGCTGGAGATCGCCATCAGCCTCTTCAAGAACGACGAGTACGAGAAGGCCGCCATGGCGGCGCACGAGCTGCTGGCGGACCCGAAGCTCGCGGGCCTGCACACGGAGGCGCGCTACGTGCTGGCCAAGGCGCTCTACCGCATGGGCATGTACCACTCGTCGCTGGGTGAGTTCTCCAAGCTGCTCGCGCTGGGGCCCTCCACCAAGTTCTTCAAGACGAGCCTGGAGTGGCTGTTCTTCATCAGCCGCAAGACGAAGAACGAGACCGTCATCCTCGACGAGATCGCCCGGCATGCGAACCAGGAGTTCCCGGAGAAGTACCGCAACGAGTTCCGCTACCTGCTGGCGCGCTACCACTTCGTGCGTGGCCGTGCGCTGGACCAGGTCGGGCAGACGGCGGACGCGGACAAGAGCTTCAACGAGGTGAAGCGCCTGACGCTGATGATTCCCAAGACGGACCTGTTCTATCCGCGCGCGCGGTACCTGGACGGTCTGGCGTCGTTCCGCAACGGCAGCCACCAGAAGGACGCGGCGGCCAAGCGCGGCAACGGGGAGATGCTGGCGGCGGTGGACGCCATGAAGGACGTGGTGCGGCTCACCCGTCCGATGGCGGGCAAGTCCGCGGACCAGGCCAAGGCCGACAAGGCCCTGCGCGAGCTGGCGTTCATGCAGCTGGCCCGCACGCACTACGGCATGCAGCAGAACCGCTACGCGCTCTTCTACCTGGGCAAGGTGGAGCGCGGGAACACGCAGTGGCTGGAGTCGCTCTTCGAGGCGAGCTGGGCCAACTACCGCGTGGGCCAGTACGAGCAGGCGCTGGGCAACCTCATCACGCTCTCGTCGCCGTTCTTCCGCGAGGAGTACTTCCCGGAGGCGCTCATCCTCAAGGCGGTCATCTATTACGAGAACTGCCGCTACCGGGAGAGCAACATCATCCTCCAGGACTTCGAGCGCACGTACCTGCCCGTGCATGACCAGCTGGAGTCGCTGGTGAAGAAGGGCATGGAGGCCAACGAGTACTACTCGGTGCTCTCCGACGTGCAGAAGAAGAACAAGGAGGGGCTGGAGAAGAACGAGACCGACCTCATCCTGGAGCGCATCCTCCGCCTGGCCCTGACGGACCAGGACCTGCGCAAGACGAACGACTCCATCCTCGAGCTCGAGGGGGAGATGGACGCCTTCGCCAGCCGCGGCGACACCTTCAAGTACTCGGAGCTGTCCAAGCAGCTGCTGGAGGAGCTGAAGGTCCACCGCACGGGGCTCATCTCCAAGGCCGGCATCATGGCCAAGGGCAAGCTGGAGACAGAGCTCGTGGCGCTCAAGCAGCTGCTCGCCAACGGCCTGCGCATCAAGTTCGAGACCACCACGAAGGAGAAGGAGTTCCTCGAGGAGCAGCTCAAGGCGGGCGGCCGCACGGCCATCGTCAAGCGCTACAAGTTCTCCGTGGCGGTGGCGGACGACCAGCTCTACTGGCCGTACGAGGGTGAGTACTGGCGTGACGAGCTGGGCACGTACCAGTACACGCTGACCAAGGGCTGCATCGAGCGCGACACGGCCAACCGGAACGTCCAGTCCGCGGAAGCCCTGTAG
- a CDS encoding MFS transporter, whose product MAGQSRETRVSRTASLRVVFGIVSLDLIGFGILIPQLGVYGVKFGASPFTVGLLISVYSLMQLVAAPVLGRLSDRFGRRPVLLVSQVGSLLGYLLFAGAHSLPLLFLSRVIDGISGGNIATAQAVVADITRPEERAKGMGVIGAAFGVGFVLGPALGGFLGAWGGNLAIGLFAAGLVAVNLVCTYLFLPESRVPGGPDGHARTLKSAAQALRLPFVAKCLVLMLLFTTAFAQMEGTFSVYLLTRFLSAGPVPLAGGLFLHPVVADADVLREASLRAGWLFAMVGVLSALVQGGVVRRLVGGEGGGGTGREAHVAMAGFGVTAVGLALLPVAPTYGWLFPVMGLLAVGSALTNPCLSALVSLHAPPERLGAALGGFQAAGSLGRIVGPALGGWLFTRLGPAAPYGTAAGMLILGTVVAAALATQARMAGARVGQRS is encoded by the coding sequence ATGGCCGGTCAGTCAAGGGAGACACGGGTGAGCCGGACGGCGTCACTGCGCGTCGTCTTCGGAATCGTGTCGCTGGACCTCATCGGGTTCGGCATCTTGATTCCGCAGTTGGGCGTGTACGGAGTGAAGTTTGGTGCCTCGCCCTTCACGGTGGGGCTGCTCATCTCCGTCTATTCGTTGATGCAGCTGGTGGCGGCGCCCGTGCTGGGCCGGTTGTCGGACCGGTTCGGCCGCAGGCCCGTGCTGCTCGTCAGCCAGGTGGGCTCGCTGCTGGGCTACCTGCTGTTCGCCGGGGCGCACTCGCTGCCGCTCCTGTTCCTCTCGCGGGTCATCGACGGAATCTCCGGTGGCAACATCGCCACCGCGCAGGCCGTCGTCGCGGACATCACCCGTCCGGAGGAGCGGGCCAAGGGCATGGGCGTCATCGGCGCGGCCTTCGGCGTCGGCTTCGTGCTGGGGCCCGCGCTGGGCGGCTTCCTGGGTGCGTGGGGCGGCAACCTCGCCATCGGCCTCTTCGCGGCGGGCCTGGTGGCCGTGAACCTGGTCTGCACGTACCTGTTCCTGCCGGAGTCGCGCGTGCCCGGCGGGCCGGATGGCCACGCGCGCACCCTGAAGAGCGCCGCCCAGGCGCTGCGCCTGCCCTTCGTCGCGAAGTGCCTGGTGCTGATGCTCCTGTTCACCACCGCCTTCGCGCAGATGGAGGGGACGTTCTCCGTGTACCTCCTCACGCGGTTCCTCTCCGCCGGGCCCGTGCCGCTCGCGGGGGGACTGTTCCTGCACCCGGTGGTGGCGGACGCGGACGTGCTGCGCGAGGCGAGCCTGCGGGCCGGGTGGCTCTTCGCGATGGTGGGCGTGCTCAGCGCGCTGGTGCAGGGTGGGGTGGTGCGCCGGCTGGTGGGCGGGGAGGGGGGCGGAGGAACGGGCCGCGAGGCGCACGTGGCCATGGCGGGGTTCGGCGTGACGGCGGTGGGCCTGGCGCTTCTTCCGGTGGCGCCGACCTACGGATGGTTGTTTCCTGTCATGGGGCTGCTGGCGGTGGGCTCGGCCCTGACGAATCCCTGCCTGTCCGCGCTGGTCTCCCTGCATGCTCCCCCGGAGCGGCTGGGGGCGGCGCTGGGGGGATTCCAGGCGGCGGGCTCGCTGGGCCGGATCGTGGGCCCGGCGCTGGGCGGGTGGCTCTTCACCCGCTTGGGCCCGGCGGCGCCCTATGGGACGGCGGCGGGAATGTTGATTCTGGGGACGGTGGTGGCGGCAGCCCTCGCGACTCAGGCGAGAATGGCAGGCGCGAGGGTCGGACAAAGGTCGTAA
- the plsX gene encoding phosphate acyltransferase PlsX, which yields MEAMVVKQPQPVTIAFDVMGTDHGPAEVVRGAAQLSLDSPHIHALLVGDRTLIDNALAEVKHNGERISVQHAADFVGMDEKPGEALARKPHASVAVAARLVAEGEAQALVSAGNTGAGVLACARHFQLIPGVRRAALATVYPTRSVRGAKEDPFSLILDVGATVEATADDLVTFAVMGSQYARIISRNERPKVALLSNGVEPQKGPPRVVEAHARLSEMTDINFIGNVEGIDIPKGTADVIVTDGFVGNVCLKMLEGVHETVVELAQYAYKESLRWRAGLAMLSSGIQRIKDITDWNQYGGAPILGFDRIFIKAHGRSKARAIANAGKVAAKVVANNLGNSIREGLLK from the coding sequence ATGGAGGCCATGGTGGTCAAGCAGCCGCAGCCCGTGACGATTGCCTTCGACGTGATGGGGACGGACCATGGGCCGGCGGAGGTGGTGCGCGGCGCCGCGCAGCTCTCCCTGGACTCGCCGCACATCCATGCGTTGCTCGTCGGAGACCGGACGCTCATCGACAACGCGCTCGCGGAGGTGAAGCACAACGGCGAGCGCATCTCCGTGCAGCACGCCGCGGACTTCGTGGGCATGGACGAGAAGCCCGGTGAGGCGCTGGCCCGCAAGCCTCACGCGTCGGTGGCCGTGGCCGCCCGGCTGGTGGCGGAGGGCGAGGCGCAGGCGCTCGTCTCCGCGGGCAACACGGGGGCGGGGGTGCTGGCGTGCGCGCGGCACTTCCAGCTCATCCCCGGGGTGCGGCGCGCGGCGCTGGCCACGGTGTACCCGACGCGCTCGGTGCGCGGCGCGAAGGAGGACCCCTTCTCCCTCATCCTCGACGTGGGGGCGACGGTGGAGGCCACCGCGGACGACCTGGTGACGTTCGCGGTGATGGGCTCCCAGTACGCGCGCATCATCTCCCGCAACGAGCGGCCCAAGGTGGCGCTCCTGTCCAACGGCGTGGAGCCCCAGAAGGGCCCGCCCCGCGTGGTGGAGGCGCACGCGCGCCTGTCGGAGATGACGGACATCAACTTCATCGGCAACGTGGAGGGCATCGACATCCCGAAGGGCACCGCGGACGTCATCGTCACGGACGGCTTCGTGGGCAACGTGTGCCTGAAGATGCTGGAGGGCGTCCACGAGACGGTGGTGGAGCTGGCCCAGTACGCCTACAAGGAGAGCCTGCGCTGGCGCGCGGGCCTGGCCATGCTGTCCAGCGGGATTCAGCGCATCAAGGACATCACCGACTGGAACCAGTACGGCGGTGCGCCCATCCTCGGCTTCGACCGCATCTTCATCAAGGCGCACGGGCGCTCGAAGGCGCGCGCCATCGCCAACGCGGGCAAGGTGGCCGCCAAGGTGGTGGCGAACAACCTGGGGAACTCCATCCGGGAAGGCCTGCTGAAGTGA
- a CDS encoding phosphatase domain-containing protein, translated as MSLPDRIDPRPPRRIYRWDLDKTYLQTDFDSLRDLLRTAFQKAHEKVAVPGASALIRELSENGDSRLCIVSGSPKQMRAVLEEKLKLDGVRWDEFVLKDNVGNLLRGRFRALRGQVGYKLPAILESRVKAPAEAEEVLFGDDAEADAFIYSLFADLIAGRVDERVLSQVLEAGGVYPDDAERVRAAWKQIPVSDPVRRIFIHLDKLTPPAHFTPYGPRVVPIFNYFQAALVLLADGHLSAPQVLKIAVEMVQTAGHNIITLSNSFQDLLRRGLPLQQAAVALSQALEGPNKLLAAMRPMPDILSAFSKRLAALGTPPPPPPVQAVDYVSLIHHALPRNHKGRGKPPT; from the coding sequence GTGAGCCTGCCGGACCGTATCGACCCGCGGCCTCCGCGGCGCATCTACCGCTGGGACCTGGACAAGACGTACCTCCAGACGGACTTCGACTCGCTTCGCGACCTGCTGCGCACCGCGTTCCAGAAGGCGCACGAGAAGGTGGCCGTGCCGGGCGCGAGCGCGCTCATCCGCGAGCTGTCGGAGAACGGCGACTCGCGGCTGTGCATCGTCTCCGGCAGCCCCAAGCAGATGCGCGCCGTGCTGGAGGAGAAGCTCAAGCTGGACGGCGTGCGGTGGGACGAGTTCGTCCTCAAGGACAACGTGGGCAACCTGCTGCGCGGGCGCTTCCGGGCGCTGCGCGGGCAGGTGGGTTACAAGCTGCCCGCCATCCTCGAGAGCCGCGTGAAGGCCCCCGCCGAGGCGGAGGAGGTCCTCTTCGGCGACGACGCGGAGGCCGACGCGTTCATCTACTCGCTCTTCGCGGACCTGATTGCCGGCCGCGTCGACGAGCGCGTGCTGTCGCAGGTGCTGGAGGCGGGCGGCGTCTACCCGGACGACGCGGAGCGCGTGCGCGCGGCGTGGAAGCAGATTCCCGTCTCGGACCCGGTCCGTCGCATCTTCATCCACCTGGACAAGCTGACGCCGCCCGCGCACTTCACGCCGTACGGGCCTCGGGTGGTGCCCATCTTCAACTACTTCCAGGCGGCGCTGGTGCTGCTGGCGGACGGGCACCTCTCCGCGCCGCAGGTGCTGAAGATCGCCGTGGAGATGGTGCAGACGGCGGGGCACAACATCATCACCCTCTCCAACTCCTTCCAGGACCTGCTGCGCCGGGGACTGCCGCTCCAGCAGGCGGCCGTGGCGCTGTCGCAGGCATTGGAAGGGCCCAACAAGTTGCTCGCGGCGATGCGTCCGATGCCGGACATCCTCTCCGCGTTCAGCAAGCGGCTGGCCGCGCTGGGAACGCCGCCGCCCCCGCCGCCCGTGCAGGCGGTGGACTACGTGTCGCTCATCCACCATGCCCTGCCGCGCAACCACAAGGGGCGTGGCAAGCCGCCTACCTAG
- the pcnB gene encoding polynucleotide adenylyltransferase PcnB: MSSNLELTAAPSEQASAPESVATESAPSEVIPPSPVSPDSPSSAVARASAAEDDVDDDGDDDDEVDALDGGFDEAGLGAAEVLAAAEAQDAAEAAEHEVEQVPTVLEPEPEPTPYERELHAPHVRSTGEPAEIDPDELDPDALKVVLRLHQHGHQAYLVGGCVRDLLLGRKPKDFDVATSAHPGEVRAIFRNCRLIGRRFRLAHVYFKGGKIIEVSTFRANPTELEAASPSAHEDEADTGGDDLLITHDNVFGTAQQDARRRDFTINGLFYDVSEGRVIDYVRGRRDLDERFIRTIGDPEVRMREDPVRILRAVRFAAKLELDIESRTYAAMEGAVEDLPRCAPARLLEETFRLIRGGVSAPALKLLDALDALKLLLPPVNAYLKQHGKEGEKTFYAFAQALDRRVAAGEPLDDAILLAALLVPISQSAPPAEPQEGGRPSVSQVVEELLAGFVQTARLPRRIAERCRMLLLAQRTLSGERRRKSAAFRRHPLFGEALTVFEMTVEATGEHREQLDAWKAGEVPPPRADASESEGSEPGGPRKRRRRRRRRRSSGESAASAGSSGPGAGEA; encoded by the coding sequence ATGTCTTCCAATCTGGAGCTGACGGCAGCCCCCTCGGAACAGGCGAGTGCCCCCGAGTCCGTGGCGACCGAATCAGCCCCTTCAGAAGTGATTCCCCCATCCCCTGTCTCACCCGACTCCCCGTCCTCCGCCGTCGCGCGTGCCAGCGCGGCCGAGGATGACGTGGACGACGACGGCGACGACGATGACGAAGTGGACGCGCTCGACGGCGGCTTCGACGAGGCGGGCCTGGGCGCGGCGGAGGTGCTGGCCGCCGCCGAGGCGCAGGACGCGGCGGAGGCGGCCGAGCACGAGGTGGAGCAGGTGCCCACCGTCCTCGAGCCCGAGCCGGAGCCGACCCCCTACGAGCGCGAGCTGCACGCGCCGCACGTCCGCTCCACGGGCGAGCCGGCGGAGATCGACCCCGACGAGCTGGACCCGGACGCGCTGAAGGTCGTGCTGCGGCTGCACCAGCACGGGCACCAGGCGTACCTGGTGGGCGGCTGCGTGCGCGACCTGCTCCTGGGCCGCAAGCCCAAGGACTTCGACGTGGCCACCAGCGCCCATCCGGGCGAGGTGCGCGCCATCTTCCGCAACTGCCGGCTGATTGGCCGTCGGTTCCGGCTGGCGCACGTCTACTTCAAGGGCGGGAAGATTATCGAGGTCTCCACCTTCCGCGCGAACCCGACGGAGCTGGAGGCGGCGTCGCCCTCGGCGCACGAGGACGAGGCGGACACCGGGGGCGATGACCTGCTCATCACCCACGACAACGTGTTCGGCACCGCGCAGCAGGACGCGCGCCGCCGGGACTTCACCATCAACGGGCTGTTCTATGACGTGAGCGAAGGCCGCGTCATCGACTACGTCCGAGGCCGGCGCGACCTGGACGAGCGGTTCATCCGCACCATCGGTGACCCCGAGGTGCGCATGCGCGAGGACCCGGTGCGCATCCTGCGCGCGGTGCGCTTCGCGGCGAAGCTGGAGCTGGACATCGAGTCGCGCACGTACGCGGCGATGGAAGGCGCGGTGGAGGACCTGCCGCGCTGCGCTCCGGCGCGTCTCCTGGAGGAGACCTTCCGGCTCATCCGCGGCGGAGTGTCCGCGCCGGCGCTCAAGCTGCTGGACGCGCTGGATGCGCTCAAGCTGCTGCTGCCCCCGGTGAATGCGTACCTCAAGCAGCACGGCAAGGAGGGCGAGAAGACCTTCTACGCCTTCGCGCAGGCGCTGGACCGGCGCGTGGCGGCGGGAGAGCCGCTCGACGACGCCATCCTGCTCGCGGCGCTGCTGGTGCCCATCAGCCAGTCGGCGCCGCCGGCCGAGCCGCAGGAAGGCGGCCGTCCATCCGTGTCGCAGGTGGTGGAGGAGCTGCTCGCGGGCTTCGTGCAGACGGCGCGGCTGCCGCGTCGCATCGCCGAGCGCTGCCGCATGCTGCTCCTGGCGCAGCGCACGCTGTCGGGTGAGCGTCGCCGCAAGAGCGCGGCGTTCCGCCGGCATCCGCTGTTCGGCGAGGCCCTCACCGTGTTCGAGATGACGGTGGAGGCCACGGGCGAGCACCGTGAGCAGCTCGACGCGTGGAAGGCCGGCGAAGTGCCGCCGCCGCGCGCCGATGCCTCCGAGAGCGAGGGCTCCGAGCCCGGAGGCCCGCGCAAGCGCCGCCGTCGTCGCCGTCGTCGTCGTTCCTCCGGAGAGAGTGCCGCTTCCGCGGGTTCCTCCGGCCCCGGTGCCGGCGAGGCGTGA
- a CDS encoding DMT family transporter, giving the protein MSLSPGADVSRTRVYGGLVLGVVAVSWAAPLIRFAEAPSLAISAWRLTLAAVPLLAVALVRGRAELSSFSPRMWGWLVLSGLALALHFATWIASLQYTTVASSVALVTTQPVWVTLFAWVALSERVGPRGLMALGLCLSGSVLIGARDFAAGGTALWGDALAVVGAIMAGVYFVIGRRVRESMSLGTYVGVVYGVAAAALMAAHLFVDSPLTGFTPITWWVLVGLALVPQLLGHSLLNASVRHLSAPFVAVASLGEPVLSTLWAVPLLGEKPDWVQVLGGGLALVGVLLMSRDEAARQPPPPDAVPAAD; this is encoded by the coding sequence GTGAGCCTCTCTCCGGGCGCGGACGTCTCCAGGACGCGCGTCTACGGAGGCTTGGTGTTGGGCGTCGTGGCCGTGTCCTGGGCCGCGCCGCTCATCCGCTTCGCGGAGGCGCCGTCGCTGGCCATCTCCGCGTGGCGCCTGACGCTGGCCGCGGTGCCGCTGCTCGCGGTGGCGCTCGTGCGGGGCCGCGCGGAGCTGTCGTCCTTCTCTCCGCGCATGTGGGGCTGGCTCGTGTTGTCGGGCCTCGCGCTCGCGCTGCACTTCGCGACGTGGATTGCGTCGCTCCAGTACACCACCGTCGCGAGCTCCGTGGCGCTCGTCACCACGCAGCCTGTCTGGGTGACGCTGTTCGCCTGGGTGGCCCTGTCCGAGCGCGTGGGCCCGCGAGGCCTGATGGCGCTGGGCCTGTGTCTCTCGGGCAGTGTCCTCATCGGCGCCAGGGACTTCGCGGCGGGAGGCACGGCGCTGTGGGGTGATGCGCTCGCCGTCGTGGGCGCCATCATGGCCGGCGTGTACTTCGTCATCGGCCGGCGGGTGCGCGAGAGCATGTCGCTGGGCACCTACGTTGGCGTCGTCTACGGCGTCGCGGCCGCGGCGCTGATGGCGGCGCATCTCTTCGTCGACTCGCCCCTGACGGGCTTCACGCCCATCACGTGGTGGGTGCTGGTGGGGCTGGCCCTCGTGCCTCAGCTCCTGGGCCACTCGCTGCTCAACGCCTCCGTGCGCCACCTCTCCGCGCCCTTCGTCGCGGTGGCCTCGCTGGGGGAGCCCGTGCTGTCCACGCTGTGGGCCGTGCCGCTGCTGGGCGAGAAGCCCGACTGGGTGCAGGTCCTCGGGGGCGGACTCGCGCTCGTGGGCGTGCTCCTCATGTCGCGCGACGAGGCCGCCAGACAGCCGCCACCGCCGGACGCCGTGCCCGCGGCGGACTGA
- the dinB gene encoding DNA polymerase IV has translation MGANSRACGPARARAATRPGTPSTSDRAVRVTLAMRAIIHVDMDAFYASVEQRDNPSLKGKPLIVGGHAQRGVVVAASYEVRPFGVRSAMPMSRAMKAAPHAIVVKPRFPAYAEASEQVFAIFERYTPLIEPLSLDEAFLDVTASVGLFGAPADIARRIRKDIADELKLPCSAGIATVKFVAKIASDLAKPNGQREVRAEETVAFLAGLPVSRLWGVGPKTEEVLQRSGLKTIGDVSTKDVEWLEARLGTSGRHLWELAQGIDAREVVPDRAAKSVGAEDTFEEDLTGVEVLKPHIHAQALRVARRLRRAGVKGRVVQLKLKLADFTLLTRRTTLREVTDDGQALYRAALELLERAHEGKPIRLTGVSVQLDEAPPQLGLFPAASPRTAKLNAALDRIADRFGSKAITTADIAGSDAPSDDGHRSERPVDKRRDGR, from the coding sequence ATGGGTGCGAACAGCAGGGCTTGCGGGCCAGCTCGAGCCCGCGCCGCAACGCGTCCAGGAACTCCTTCAACGTCAGACAGAGCCGTTAGAGTGACTCTTGCGATGCGAGCCATCATCCATGTCGACATGGACGCCTTCTATGCGTCCGTGGAGCAGCGGGACAATCCATCCCTGAAGGGCAAACCGCTCATCGTGGGCGGACATGCTCAGCGGGGTGTCGTTGTCGCCGCCTCCTACGAAGTCCGCCCCTTCGGCGTGCGCAGTGCCATGCCCATGTCTCGCGCGATGAAGGCCGCGCCTCACGCCATCGTCGTGAAGCCTCGGTTCCCCGCGTACGCGGAGGCCAGCGAGCAGGTCTTCGCCATCTTCGAGCGCTACACGCCGCTCATCGAGCCGCTGTCGCTGGATGAGGCCTTCCTGGACGTGACGGCCTCGGTGGGCCTGTTCGGCGCGCCCGCGGACATCGCGCGGCGCATCCGCAAGGACATCGCGGACGAGCTGAAGCTGCCGTGCTCCGCGGGCATCGCCACGGTGAAGTTCGTGGCGAAGATCGCCTCGGACCTGGCCAAGCCCAACGGACAGCGCGAGGTCCGCGCCGAGGAGACCGTGGCCTTCCTCGCGGGCCTGCCCGTCTCCCGCTTGTGGGGCGTGGGGCCCAAGACGGAGGAGGTGCTCCAGCGCTCCGGCCTGAAGACCATCGGCGATGTGTCGACCAAGGACGTCGAGTGGCTGGAGGCGCGGCTGGGCACCAGCGGCCGGCACCTGTGGGAGCTGGCCCAGGGCATCGACGCGCGCGAGGTGGTCCCCGACCGCGCGGCCAAGAGCGTGGGCGCCGAGGACACGTTCGAGGAGGACCTCACGGGCGTGGAGGTCCTGAAGCCTCACATCCATGCGCAGGCGCTGCGAGTGGCGCGGCGGCTTCGTCGCGCGGGGGTGAAGGGCCGCGTGGTGCAGCTCAAGCTCAAGCTCGCGGACTTCACGCTGCTCACCCGCCGCACCACGCTGCGCGAGGTGACGGATGATGGCCAGGCGCTCTACCGCGCCGCGCTGGAGCTCCTGGAGCGGGCGCATGAAGGCAAGCCCATCCGCCTCACGGGCGTGAGCGTGCAGCTGGATGAGGCACCGCCTCAGCTGGGACTCTTTCCCGCGGCGTCTCCGCGCACGGCCAAGCTCAACGCCGCGCTGGACCGGATTGCGGACCGCTTCGGCAGCAAGGCCATCACCACCGCGGACATCGCCGGCAGCGACGCGCCCTCCGACGACGGGCACCGCTCCGAGCGCCCCGTCGACAAGCGCCGCGACGGGCGCTGA
- a CDS encoding HAD hydrolase-like protein — protein MPPYRLVIFDFDGTLADSFPWFQSVFNDVADRFGFARLSPEEFQELRGLSGREIMARTKVPLWRLPAIVNHMRKEKLAAAASTPLFVGVPELLASLRDAGVTVAIISSDTEASVRAVMGPVVDSVAHFDCGAALFGKAAKFRRMLKRTHVAPGEALSIGDEIRDIEAAREAGIASAAVGWGYTLPEALARHSPALMFQSVEAMRAALLP, from the coding sequence ATGCCTCCCTACCGCCTGGTCATCTTCGATTTCGACGGCACGCTGGCCGACTCCTTTCCCTGGTTCCAGTCCGTGTTCAACGACGTGGCGGACCGCTTCGGCTTCGCCCGGTTGTCGCCCGAGGAGTTCCAGGAGCTGCGAGGGCTCTCCGGGCGCGAAATCATGGCGCGCACGAAGGTGCCCCTGTGGCGGCTTCCCGCCATCGTCAATCACATGCGCAAGGAGAAGCTCGCGGCGGCGGCCTCGACGCCGCTGTTCGTTGGGGTGCCGGAGTTGCTCGCGTCGCTGAGGGACGCGGGCGTGACGGTGGCCATCATCAGCTCGGACACGGAGGCGTCGGTGCGCGCGGTGATGGGGCCGGTGGTGGACTCGGTGGCGCACTTCGATTGTGGCGCGGCGCTCTTCGGCAAGGCGGCGAAGTTCCGCCGCATGCTCAAGCGAACCCACGTGGCCCCCGGTGAAGCCCTGTCCATCGGCGACGAGATTCGAGACATCGAAGCGGCCCGGGAGGCGGGCATCGCGTCGGCGGCGGTGGGGTGGGGTTACACGTTGCCGGAGGCGCTGGCCCGGCATTCCCCCGCGCTCATGTTCCAGTCCGTGGAAGCAATGCGCGCCGCGCTGCTGCCGTGA